Genomic segment of Arachis stenosperma cultivar V10309 chromosome 4, arast.V10309.gnm1.PFL2, whole genome shotgun sequence:
CACATCTACAATGAGTAAAAAGCGACGAACTCTTTATAAGATTGTATgtgaaaaaattattacaaagtGATTTACTTAATTGTTGATTCTATTCATAGAGTGAGGTTGTAAATTGGCATTGCTTgtttaatttcctttatgtaTTTTCATTTTTGATGTACCATATTTTATTCTCTATTTGGGGTCCTATGTTTTATTTCTTTGtgatgtaatttttaaaatgagtCAACATTATTATGAACTAGCATTTACAAAAGTAAAAGTTGCAAAACTAACTATTTTCTAGTTATTGTAAACTAGCCATCACAAATTAGTCATTCCAAAACTAAACATTATGAACTAGTCATTGCATAAATAGACGTTAAGAACTTGTTAGTTATTGCAGAAAGATGTATAAATATCAATTATATATCATTCATTTATATTCACAAATTTCGCTTTAAATTTAGTTTATCATCCTATAAGATTACTAAGCAATACATTTCaacaaaatagttagaaaactCTTATAAAAACAAGGGTTTTGATAATATGTTTAATGAAGCTTTGTATGACAAAAAAGTTTGGTGAAATAACACAATCATAAATAATTAGACGACAAATGTTTATTTGATGATTTAGAAAAAGAATATCTTGATATATCAGCAAACCAATATTCCAAAAGAGCTCTTTCTCCACTCCTCGTAGGTGGATAAATAGAGATCAAGAAACAAAACATGATCGTCTGTTCAAAGCTTACTTTGTAGAAGAGCCGATGCATCATGCTGGGATTTTTCAATGAAGGTTTCAAATGAGAAGATATGTATTTCCTTGGATAGTTGATGTCTTTGCAAATGTCTATCTGTATTTTTAACAGAGGGTCGATGCTATTGGGAGAAAAAATTGTCACCACTGTAAAAATACATTGTTGCGATAGGAAGGCACTATTGGAGGGATTGCAAAAATCTAGGAAGCTTGTTGTAAGACTCTTCCCAATCACCATATATATTTACAAttgccttttatttttctagctAGACTTTTCGATAGGAAGGCTTGAAATGATAATTCTGTTGCATGATACTCTATAACACCAGGATGCATATTGAAGTGTTGACTTGGATGATAGACAAGATGACGCCACCAATCACCGAGCTATCTAGCTGGGCATGGTTAGCAGATATTGTCGGTGCCAGGCAGGTGTGAGGTCCGCAAAACTTACAAACCTTCCTAAAATACAACATGACAGCAAACATGTAACTCATgaataaaaagcaaaaagcaaaaaTCATAGATAACTTAAAACATAAATGGTGACTAGTTACTTACCAATAACCAAGATTTTACCTAAGTAACATGTGTATGCTCCATGGACACCCATCTGAGCATTGCCTGCTTCAACAGTAATACTTTATATAATCAAATTTAACCACTTTGTACTTTGCAGCTCACCAaatactataatttttttacccCATATGAATATCTTTCCTACTCTTGAATCGGTGGCCCACCCGAAACTCAATGCCCTTGTCAAGGTTGTAATCGTCACCTAACGTACCAACGCCACAAAGTAGATCTTCCTCCATCGCATTAAGGTGCAGCGTAATAGTGGCTAGGCACACTGGAAAGGTTAGGCACAATACAGGTAAGAGAAATCTTCATTCTAACAGAGTATCCGCTACAAACTCATCCTCCTAAGAGCTATCGAAGGAACCACCTGTCTCAGTGATATACTCCTCTAACTCAAAATCCTCCTACATGTGATCTTTTGGTGTAGCATAATGCAACCAAGATGCAGCAATCGATGGCCCAAGGGTGTAGATGTAGATGGGTCAGCTCCTCCAAATATCAATGACCTCGGCGTATAGCTCTATAACTTGGTGTGTTAGGATTCTCCTATAAATATCAAACATCACAAGCACGTGTTCATCGTCTACGACTCAAAGAAGTTTGAACTTAAAGCCTTTATTTGCCAAAGGAATGAAGTACCTAATTTTGGTAATCTCTCTTTTGACTTTGAAGCCCATTTTCATTAATATCAGATTCTTTAAATCTCGTAGAGTGTCGAGCTGAATCGAGGCATTTAAACACACCTCTTTCGTCTTTATCTCTAAtacaattatttatataaacactcacaacaacatatttattattagaTATTTTCAGAGAATATATGAAGAGAATTGAAAAAAAGATATTGGAgttacaataaaataaacaaactcTTATATAGCTGAAAATTATTATCCCATTAATATTGTATTTGTACatataatgatttttttaaacatGTATCTTATTTTCGGTGTGGATAAATTTATTATGAACGTATTTCGCCCCAAGTATACACAAGATATGTAATAAGGTTTAAAAACATTAATTCTTGCGTCcaaatttagtatttattttattttattctattttattttatttatttaaaaaaaatcatatgtTTAGCACGGGCCTCGCATTAAGCCATTAGCCATTTACCGCCCCACCCGAGAAGCAGAAGGGGAAAAAggcgctctctctctctctctctctctctctctctcggtTTTTCCCTCTCACAACGCAGTCACTGCTCTTCGGCATCGCCATGTCTCAGGTATAACGCTCTGGCATTCCTTCAAAGCCCCTTCGATATATCGTCTGCCTCGAAAAACCCTAACACAATTACCTACCCTAATTGTTATTAATGGAGATTTAGGGTTTTGATCTATTACCAGATGTTACTTCGATTTCATGCCAATGAATTAGgactattttttcttttttcggaTTTTTCTTCTCTCTGCAGGTTTATTTGTGCAATTTGTGACGTAAGAACCAATCAAATTGGCGTTGATTGATTGGTTTATTTTGAATTGTCGTGTGGGCTTGTCGAGGTAATGGAATGTGAATCTTAgctttatttttggtttttcagGTGGATAACAGGAATTCTTCAGCTACCAAGCGTGCTAGGACTGATGGTGCTTTCTCTTGatcctttttgtttttttttttaataaatgaatatatatcaaattatatatattctgATTTTTGTGGATTGCATTATTGCTATTCATAATTGAAATTCACGTGTGGAATTTTACGTACTATTATTCATTTGTGTACTGAAGTCATACTTGCTTACTTTCATAATCGCCAATTTGTTACTTTAAGatgcaaactctacctcaatgATTGTCCAAGATGTAGTACAACGGTAAGTGTTATCATGAACGATGTTCTACACTATGGTGTTGGTGTTCTCATGTGATTTTCTGGTGCATAGGATAGCATGTATTCTTTCAATTCGGTGTTACttcattatattatatatttggAAAACCTTAGCTCAAAAGTGAgtttagaaaaataaatgttTTGGAAGATATCTATCGATATTACTTATGCTGGTGTAGCAACAGAAATGATATATGTTGCAATATTAACATTGCACTTTTGTTTCTTGTCATTATATTTGAAGTATATTCGAAAACTTTGTATTGTGTGTCTTTGCATTAGATACTGCATTACTAATTTTCTATGATGCACGGATATTGACACgaattttaaattcttataaGACACGGAAACACGACATGTCAGCATGTATATATAAAATGTAAactattttttagataaattgtaatgatattttgatattttattgatattaaaatataaattaatttgttagctatttttaatgtttgtttttaattatataaagtatttaaaatattttgttttaataaataataatatatactctttctaaactcatttcaagaatatatgttaagaataagattgGACTCGCTAATATATGATAGTATTTAGCTGTGTTCAAGCGTGTCTggagaaattttttttgattttttattaagacataGTTGGGCACAGAAGACGCGTGTTAGACGAGTGTCGATTAGTGTCATGTTTGAAATTTGTCCAACACGTGGACACGACAACTCAGCAAAGTGTCGTGCTTCATAGCTAATTTTAGATTACAATATGAGATATCTTATTTAGTTTTGGCTCGAAGTGCATTTATGATGGAAAAGTTCTAATTTCTCATGAAATATTTCTTTTGTACGTATGAAACGTTTTGATTggttctttcaatttttttttggcCCTTTCTTGATGTCGTTACTTGCGTGAATTTGTAAGTTTTAGTTCTTTTATAACTGCTATTTGTATTCTTATGCGATTTGTACAAAAATGTGTACGGACTAGTAACGCTTCAtaatatttgaaaatatattttaaaaggtGAATTGTTGTAATCAATGTTGTTTGGATAGCATTGATCACAAAAAGTTATGAATGTgtaatgttttatattttccaTAAGCAAACATCTATTTTACGGAAAAGAATTACGAAGGATGAAGGGCCAAAAACTTGTAGTCCAAAGGTGCTTCTCAACATTCTTACCACAAAAGCAACAGCTTGCTTGCTTTTATTGATATCTCAATTTGAGGAAAATAAATGCAAAACCCTTACAAACACAAAAATCTGCATATTTGCATAAAATCTGCATTTTCTATTGTTGAATGCCAATCTAATCACACTTTAATTGATTTCTGTTTGTAGGTAGTCGTAGAGAGGATGATTGGACTTGCCCCAGCTGCGGCAATGTCAATTTCTCTTTCAGGACAACTTGTAACATGCGTAACTGTACTCAACCGAGGCCTGCTGATCATAATTCGGTATGGTGTTAATATATTGTCattgcaaattttaaaatacaaattttccTCTTATAAATGATTTGAGGTTTCATTTGTTTCATAAAGCATTCTGTAAGGTGATTTTCATCTTGCAAATGATTTACAAGGTCTCATTTGTTTCATAAAAGCATTTTATGATTTTCCTCTTTCTATGTTTCTTGTTATATTGTGTTTATGTGCGTTTCATAAGATTTTCTTTCGAAATCAAGGGCAAGAGAACAAACATAAATCTATATTTATGCTTAAATAACTAAGTTCCGGCATATTATTTTATCCTTTATGCATACTCATGATGAACTTCTGCTAGtatttttccttcttcaaaTGAAGTATCTAACTATATACTAAAATGGTTTCAGAAATCTGCTGCCAAGCCTCTACAAGCTCCACAGGGTTACTCATCCTCAGCTCCTTATTTAGGATCCAATACTCCCTCCTCAATATATCTTGGAGTCCCACCATATGGATCTTCTCTATTCAATGGGTCATCTATTCCTCCCTATGATGTTCCATTTTCTGGAGGATCAGCTTATCACTACAATTATGCAAGTCGCCTTTCTGCTGGCAGTCCTTATCGGCCATTGCATTTATCTGGGCCAACACCCTACTCAAGCGGATCCATGATGGGAAATGGTATTTACTTtttgccttttcattagttTCAAGTCAATAAAGTTTCATAAATCAGAGATATTATGCTTCTTTATCATTTACACTGTTTATGAAGAGAGGGTAAAGGGAAAGAGTGATCTAGCAATTGTgtatttaatgttatttttgcTGTTGCTTCTGTAATATctcctttgttgattggatCCTGTTCCAGTTAATATTAACCTTTTGGTTGGAAATTCCATGGCAGGTGGAATATATGGCATGCCACCACTCTTAGACCGATATGGACTGGGTATGCCTATTGGACCTGGAGCAATGGTATGACATTAGATGTTGAACGTTGTTGTTTATAAATTACAATGTTTGGACAAGACTGTCATACTTTGTAATTCATCTCTGTTGCTAGTTGGAATTTAATAGTCAATTTCTGCCTGAGCAGGGTCCTAGGCCAGGATTTTTTCCTGAGGACAAGGCTCCAAAAAAGGGTGCAGGTTTGTTCTATTTGgaatatttgtatttttaattcaaCTGAGAGTTTCTTGATGTAGCATTGTTTCTTCCACTTCCTATTTTTTCATGTAGATGCAACTCGTGACAACGATTGGACATGTCCAAAATGTGGCAATGTCAACTTCTCATTTAGACCTGTATGCAACATGAGAAAGTGCAATACACCTAAGCCTGGATCCCAGGTCTGCTGCCTTTACATTGAGCAAATTGATTTATGTTAATTTCTTTTAT
This window contains:
- the LOC130973878 gene encoding ranBP2-type zinc finger protein At1g67325 isoform X2 encodes the protein MSQVDNRNSSATKRARTDGSRREDDWTCPSCGNVNFSFRTTCNMRNCTQPRPADHNSKSAAKPLQAPQGYSSSAPYLGSNTPSSIYLGVPPYGSSLFNGSSIPPYDVPFSGGSAYHYNYASRLSAGSPYRPLHLSGPTPYSSGSMMGNGGIYGMPPLLDRYGLGMPIGPGAMGPRPGFFPEDKAPKKGADATRDNDWTCPKCGNVNFSFRPVCNMRKCNTPKPGSQPSKSDKNSKQKMPEGSWKCDKCNNINYPFRTKCNRQNCGADKPAEAEKSTSPAPDQNDQYFPTRQVKD
- the LOC130973878 gene encoding ranBP2-type zinc finger protein At1g67325 isoform X1; this translates as MSQVDNRNSSATKRARTDGSRREDDWTCPSCGNVNFSFRTTCNMRNCTQPRPADHNSKSAAKPLQAPQGYSSSAPYLGSNTPSSIYLGVPPYGSSLFNGSSIPPYDVPFSGGSAYHYNYASRLSAGSPYRPLHLSGPTPYSSGSMMGNGGIYGMPPLLDRYGLGMPIGPGAMGPRPGFFPEDKAPKKGADATRDNDWTCPKCGNVNFSFRPVCNMRKCNTPKPGSQPSKSDKNSKQKMPEGSWKCDKCNNINYPFRTKCNRQNCGADKPAEAEKSTSPAPDQNDQ